The Myroides phaeus DNA segment GAGAACCAGTTTGCAACTGCTTTAGTTAGCTTTATCAATACCTCTCCGTCGTCTGAGTATTTACAGGCATTAGAAGAGAGTGAGGTTTTTGCAATTACACATAATGATTTTTACAATCTATTAGAAGAAGTACCTCAATGGGAGAAGTTTTATCGTCAGTACCTTGAGTTTGCTTACGTAAACAATACAAATAGACTGTTTGCAATGGTTACTATGGATGCGTCTGAACGATATTGCGAATTGCTGAAGCAAAACCCGTTGATTGTACAGCGATTGCCTAATAAGATTGTTGCTTCCTATTTGAATATTTCTCAGGAAACGTTAAGTAGAATAAAAGCAAAGGTTATAATGTCATAAGTGTTTACGCGATGCATTATATTGAGTATATTCCAAAGTGTATAAGTGTTTAAGACAAGATAGAAAAGAAAAAGCCACCCGTGTTGAGGTGGCTTTTATATTGTAAGATCGCTTTCGTGTGTAAGATGTATTAGAATCTGTATCTAATTGCAAGACCTAAGTCAGCACGGATACCGTCTCTGTAGCTATCGTTTAAATAAACCTCAGGACGTAAGTCAAGAGAAATTTGCAAAGGAATATCGAAGTTGTATTCAATACCAACTGTACCAGTTACAAGTCCGAATGCTCCACTGCCAGAGCGTCTTTCTCCTTTGTGAGTTTCGCTATAGTTCCAAGTTCCCACAGCAGCACCAGCACCAGCGTACCAGTTAAAACCACCTTCTATATTCCATACCCATTCATAGATACCTGTTACCTTTACAGCATCATAATGATTATGAGATCTCCAACCTAAATCTAATTCAAGACGGTTGTTTTTACTTAAGTCTCTTTGGTAAGAAATTTCTGTTCCTAATCCACTGTTTCCTCCGAAGCGCAATCCAATAGCATTTTTAGGACTGTTTTGTGCCTGAGCAGAGAATGCAAACCCTGCGATAAGGGCTGCCGAAAGCAATAATTTTTTCATTGTATTTTATTTTTTGTACGGTTTCAAATGTAGTATAAATAGAATTAGTTCGCAAAAAAAGAATTTTTGAATTCTATATTTTGTTGATTAATTGATAGATAGTTTTGTTTTTTCTCATTTTTTCATATATTTGCGGTATTATTATCAAGAATTTGACTGAATAACCTTCAGGAAAATAGCAACCTGCAACAACAAGCAAGGTGCTGCAATCGATAAGCCAGGAATGGAAAAAATGTTGTAACTGCTTCTTTATAAGCAGGGCTATTTCTACGTTTCTGGCGAATAAAACAATTTTAAACTTTTAAATTAAGTTATGTCAGAAAACAAATTTTACTCCTTAATTCCCTTTTTAGTATTTATTGCTGTGTTCTTAGGATGTGGTATTGCCTTAGGTGATTTCTACAAACTACCATCGCCTGTTGCTATTTGTATTGGTATTGTAACAGCATTTATCCTTTTTTATAAAACTCCTTTACAAGACAAAGTTGTTTCTTTAGTAGAAGGTTGTGGTGATAGTAAGATTATCACAATGTGTTTGATCTATTTGTTAGCTGGTGCGTTTGCTACAGTAACGAAAGCTATCGGAGGAGTAGATATGATGGTAAACATAGGGTTGAGTTTTATACCTGTTGCTTATCTTGGTGTTGGAATCTTCATTATAGCAAGTTTCTTGTCTTTGTCTATTGGTACGTCTGTGGGAACTATTGTTGCCTTAGGACCTATTGTTATTGGTTTAGCTGAGAAAACAGGGAGTTCAATGGGACTATTATGTGGTTCGTTGTTAGGAGGAGCTATGTTTGGAGATAATTTGTCTATTATTTCTGATACGACTATTACAGCTACGCAAACTTTGGGCTGTCAGATGAAAGATAAGTTTAGAGCGAACTTTAAACTGGCATTACCAGCAGCAATTTTAACGATTGGTGTTTTGTTATTTATGAAAAGTAATGACGCAGGTGTGAGTTTAGACTTAGATCCTAATCACAATTACTGGGTGGTTATTCCGTATATTCTAATTATTGTATTAGCCTTATCGGGCGTACAAGTATTCGTTGCCTTGTTTATTGGTATAGTCGTAGCGGGTATTGTAGGGTTAGTTCAAATGAATTATGACTTATTTGGCTTTGCTAATCTTATATACCAAGGGTTTTTATCAATGACAGAAATCTTTTTACTTTCTATGCTTACAGGGGGAATGGCTCGTATGGTAGAGAAAGAAGGGGGAATCCAATGGTTGTTGACTAAAATGAAGAGTCGTATGAAAACACCTAAGAGTGCTGAGTACGGTATTGCAGCATTAGTATCTGGTGTAGCAGTATGTTTAGCTAATAATACAGTGTCTATTCTTGTAGCGGGTAATCTTGCAAATGATGTTGCTAAGGAGTATAAGTTAGACAGACCACACGTAGCGTCTATCTTAGATATTTTTGCGTGTGTTGTTCAAGGTGTATTGCCGTATGGAGCACAAATCTTAATCTTATTGAGTTTTTCTAATGGTAACTTAGATTATCTTGATTTGATGAAACACGCTTACTACTTTGGTTTACTGCTTCTTGTAACGTTAGTTTATATGACTTTCTTTAGAAAACAAGCACAAACTGCGTAAAATAAAGTACAACAAAATACAAATTGTTTATATTTGCGTTTAGTTCAAAATATAAAATTGGATTTACAAATGAAATTATTAGAAGGTAAAATCGCTATTATCACAGGTGCTACAAGAGGAATCGGTAGAGGAGTAGCTATGGCATTTGCACAACACGGAGCAAGTGTTGCGTTCACTTATAGTTCATCTGCACAAGCTGCAATCGAACTTGAACAAGAATTAGCTGCTATGGGAGTTCAAGCTAAAGGATATCAATCTAATGCAGCTGAGTTTTCAGCAGCAGAACAATTGGTTGAAGAGATTTTAAAAGATTTTGGAAATATTGACATTTTAATTAATAATGCAGGTATTACAAAAGATAATTTGTTGATGAGAATGTCAGAAGCAGATTTCGATGCTGTAATCGAAGTAAATCTTAAGTCTGTATTTAATATGACTAAAGCAGTACAACGCACAATGTTGAAAAATAGAAAAGGTTCTATTATCAATATGAGTTCTGTTGTAGGTGTGAAAGGTAATGCTGGACAAGCTAACTATGCTGCTTCTAAAGCGGGTGTAATTGGTTTCTCTAAATCTATTGCATTAGAGTTAGGTTCAAGAAATATCCGTTGTAACGTAATTGCACCAGGATTTATTGAAACTGAAATGACAGGTAAATTACCAGAAGATGTTGTAAAAGGATGGAGAGATGCTATTCCTTTAAAACGTGGAGGTACTCCTGAGGATGTTGCTAATGCTTGTGTATTTTTAGCATCTGATATGTCTGCTTATATCAGTGGACAAGTTATTAATGTTGATGGAGGAATGTTGACATAAGATATCTTAGTATATCAAAACTTATATATAAAGGCTATATCTACGGGTATAGCCTTTTGTGTTTATATAAAGAAGGTATAAAAAATTAATTGTATTTTTATTCTATTGTAATACGTAAGTAAAATGAAAGAGTTTATAGAGAAGGGAAAGAGTTTGGGTAATGAGGGAATAAAGTCATTTAAGATCGTCTTCGTTTGTTTGTTGCGCTGGTTGGGAATAATGCTTGTTGGTATATTCTTGTCACTGTGGATTATAATTTATTCGATGACTAAGATTTATATTATAAGGGAGGGATTAGAAGCTAATGGCTTCTTTGCTAATGTTGGAGCGTTCTTTAAAGATATAAACTATTCAGTGGCTCTTATCTTTATTGTACAGATATTGATGTTAATAGGTTATTTTATTATTGCAAATAAATACGCAATTCAGAAAGCTATTGCGATGTTGTGGGAAAGACAAGGAAGTGAGTATATATCGTCTTATATCGCTCAACTCTTAGGGTATTTACAAGCTAAGCAACCTACCTTGTTTACGGATTCGCTGGATAAGCAAACCATAAAACAAGAATTGATTAATATGAATGCTACGAATGTGGTAGCAAGTAATCTTCAAAGACGTACTACTAACTATATTTTATCTAAAGCTAAGGTTGGCGGTAAGGGAAGCTTACTTCAGCAATTAACAACTTTGCGTTTTAATCCTATGGCATTTTTACCTGCTTTATGGGGATTTTATGCACTCGTAGTTTTACAAATATTGTTTATCGTGTATCTAAGGGTATTTGTCTAACAGATTATAATAGAAAGGGCGAACTAATCTAATAGTTCGCCCTTTCTGTTATCTAATTACTATTGTTCCATTAACAATTTAAAGTGGTTAATCATTCGCATATAATTGTCTATTGTAATAGACTCATTATCATTGTGAATTTGTCTTTGTTCGTATTGATTTACTTCAATTGGCATAAAACGAAATACGTTGTCAGAAACTAATTCATATTTATAAGCATCCGTACCACCAATGGTAAGATACGGTGTAATAATGGCGTTAGGATAATTCACGGCAATTGTTTTCTCTAACTTTTTGAATTGTTCGCTTGTATGTGAAGATAATTGAGAGGGTTCACGTGCAGAAACTACATTGAACTCCACATCGTATCCTTTACATATTTTCTTTACGTGATTCAAAACATCTTCAACTGTATTTCCTTGTAAAATACGGAAGTTAACTGTGATCTCTGACGAAGCAGAAAGCACATTAGGTGCATCACTTGAATGAGCCATAGTTATTGCTGTTGTCGTTCTAATCAGCGCATTTGAACCTGGGTTTTTAGAGAGTGATTTAAGTAACGTATTTCCCAGTAACCGCTTGTTTGAAATGGCCATTCTCGATTTAAAATCCATAGACCCTCCAATATTGTGTAAAAAGTTTTCAATAGGCGGAATCAATGTTGCTGGCATCTGTTCTGTATTCAGTTTCTCAATAATTTCTGCTGCTAATACCAAAGATCCTTTTGCAGGAGGCATAGATGAATGACCCCCTATACCATTTACTTTTATTTCTAATGTTAAGAATCCCTTTTCTGCAACGCCAATTAATGCAATAGCTTTGTCCACTTGTGGTAATACAGAAGTTGGACTCGTTACAAAACCTCCTTCGTCATATACTGCATCAAAGCGTATTCCTTTATTGTTGAAATACTCTGCTATTTTCACAGCACCTTGTCTACCACTTACTTCTTCATCTTGTCCAAATGCAAAGTATATATCTTGATTAGGAACATATCCTTCTGCTAATAATGTATCAGCAGCTTCCATAATCGAAATAAGCATAGACTTCATATCAAGTGTTCCTCTACCATAGATACGCCCATTTTTTATATCTCCACTAAAGGGATATCCTTCCCAACCTTCTTGGTAATTAGATAATGGGGTTGATGGTGTATTCAAATCCACAATCGCTTCATTGGGAACTGGATTGGCATCAAAATCATAGTTGTTTATCGGAACTACATCATAATGTGATAAAAACAAAAGGGGCTTTTTAGCACTATCTTTCCCTTTCCAATGAAATACTAATCCGTATGTATTTACCGTAGTTACATCCATCGATTGATAAACCTGTGGATATGCTTCTTGTAAAAAAGTTTTAAAATCGTCAAAAGGTTTGAAGTTTGTTTCTTCATAATGTACAGCGCTTACTGTTGGTATCTGTATAGCTTGTGACAATCTTAGAAGGGCGATTTTATTGGTAGGGTATTTCATTGTTTCGTTATTTGCGTTTTCTTTAATTTGGAAATTAAATGTAAATGTTTTGACTATCATAATTGTAGCGATAACAAGTAATACAAGTATTCCAAATGTAATTATCTTCTTCATAATTCTGTGTCTTTTCGTATTGTATTACAATAACTAAGCCTTTTTAGAAGCAGAAGATAAAAAAAAGGGAGATTATATGTCTGTATAGGTTTAAAAATAGGAATAATTACAAAGAAAATCTCATTCCTAATTAACCTAAGCTTTTTTTAGAGATTAGTTGAGGTTATGAGTTTGATTTGATAAAAAGACTATTTAAACAAAGCATACAGTTAATAAAAATAGTAATTTAGCTTCTTAAACATTTAATACAGCAGATGAATAGATTTACAGCTATAGATTTTGAAACAGCACAAGCAGATCGCTCAAGTATATGCCAAGTTGGTCTTGTAGTTTTTGAGGATAATAAAATAGTTGATACACTTAATGTGTTAGTTCAACCGCCTCAGAATTTATACTGGTCTAAGTTTGTAGATATTCACGGAATTTCTCCTGAGGACACGCAATTTTCGCCTACATTTGATGAGGTATGGCACCAGATAGAACCTTTTGTAAAAGATCAAAATGTTGTAGCTCACAACGGATTTGCATTTGACTTTCCAGTGTTAGCAAAAACATTAGGATACTACAATTTAGCTGTGCCTGAGTATAATAAGTTTTGTACGTATCGAATTTATAAAAAAGGCTTAGCTGTATTGGCTGAGCAATACGACATAAAATTAAATCACCACGATGCTTTAAGTGATGCGAATGCTTGTGGACAATTATTCAATCAATATTTGTCAGAGGGAAATATCTTTCTATAATAAACTTTTTAGTAGAGATAGGATCTCAAGTACTATTGCTATAAATTATCTCTAAGGAATGTGTTTTTAATTGCACAAAGAATGTTAACTTGTATATAATATTAAATTTAGAAATATGAATAAGCATATTACCTGGATTGGAGAAGAACATTTGTCGATAGAAAAATGTCATATTATTGAGAAAGAACAAAGCTTTCACAGTAGAGGAGAAGTTGTGGGTAACAAGAATAATCAGGTATATGGTTTGGATTATCAAATTGTAGTTGATGAACAATGGGAAACACGATTTTTCTCAATTAATAGTTATCAAGGGCATAAACATTATAGTGTAAATGCACATAAGATTAATAATCTTTGGGTTATCGATGATATAGAGCGTCCAGAATTTAATGAATGTTTGGCTATTGATATAGCAACAACACCCTATACGAATACATTGCCTATTAATCGTTTGAAATTAGTAATAGGAGAGTCTAAAGAATTAAGTGTGTTATATATTAATCCTTTAGAAGAACGAATTGCTTTAGTTATGCAGCGTTATAAACGTCTTTCAGAGGATACTTATTATTATGAAAACCTGTGGAATGACTTTAAAGCTACAATAACCGTAGATGAAGATGGTATTGTTAAAGATTATTCTGATATGTATAAAGCAATTTAACTTAGTAGTATTGATGTATGAAGTCGGATCTTCTTAAAGAGCTATTTAGCAAGGCAGTTAAAGAAATACAGAGTCTTGTAACCATTTCTTATTTATTAGCTGTGGGAATAGGGATGTTGTTTAACTTTTATAAGTACAAGCAATTTGGTATTAATATCTTTGACTATGCAGGAATATTTGATTTCTTGATAGCGCCCTTTGCAGATTATAAAATCTTATTGTTTACAGTAGTTACAATTATAGCGACCTATTTGTTATATCGGTTTGATATCTATTGGCAAAGAAGGTATCCTGTTTCATATAAGCGTTATTCGTTTAATGTAGATCGTTTTGAAAGCTATAGAAAGATAAAAGGTAGTTTTTCTTTAATTATTTTTATCTTTTATTTATTTATAGCTGCTAATACTTATGGTAAGTTGACTAAGCGATTAATTGAAGAAGAAGCAACAGTTAGTCTTCGGTTTACAGATAATGAAGAGGAAGTAGGGAAGCTTATAGGGAAGACAAATGATGTGATCTTTTTATCAACTGATAAAGGAGTTAAGATAATTCCGATTACTTCTAATGTTAAAGAAATAAGACTTAAGTAGTTTTATAATGATATATAGAAAAGGCTCACTATTAAGTGAGCCTTTTCTATATTATTTGATTGTCTTTTTATTTTCTTCAATAAGCTTTAATTCTTCAGCCTCCATTGGATTAGAAGGTTCAGACGGAACAACTTCTTTTCTGTCAATTAAGTTTCCTTCCAAATCATATTTAGCACCATCGTCTTCTGTAGGCATTACAAACCTGTTCTTTTTAGATTTGTAAAAAGGAATGAAGTAAGAAATAGAATAATTAAAACCAACTCCGATTGCTCCACTATGTTTTTTGTTAAACCCAGGAATATATAGGTTTTCAAAATCTTCTGGTTGTTTTTGTGCTATTAAACCATTCAATCTTAAAGAGAATCCCATAAAAACATTATTAAAGACTCTTGTTTTAATACCAGCAACAAACTCTACCCAATGCGCAGAAAGTCCACTTTCTTTTCTGTTTATATCAACGCGTTGCGTTGGAAAATAAGGGTCTGTTGTATAGGGTTTATACCAATCTAATGTTTGAGAAAAAGAGGCAATACCATATCTAAAACCAACATACATCAAATCCTCTCTATCCATCCAGTTGATATTCAGGTTGTAGTTTGCTCCTAATCTAAGATAGTTACCATTTGTTGTAAAACCGAAGTTGTTTTCATTTCTATCCATCTTATCGTGACCAATCTCTGCAGCAGCATACCAGTTTTTAGTTAAACGGTAATCTCCTGTTATTTCAAATCCTGAATAAGTCTTGTCGTATAATGACCTTGTAGTTCTGAATAAGTCAACTCCTACACGTAAACCATATCGTTGTGGATAGAAGTGAATCTCCTTGTCAATAGAATCTCTTTGAGCTCCAAAGTCTTTCTTTGATGTTTCTTGAGCAACAGCAGAAAAAGCAAAAAGGAATAAACTACAACTAATAAAATATTTTAAAGTGCGCTTCATCTTCGTCTACTATTTCGTTTGTTTCAGTTATATATTGTTTAATCCAATTTCCTGTTGTGCTTGCTGCATCACCATTTAATTGCGGAGAAGTTCCATCTTGACTTAATGAAAATGTAGAAACATATCCACACGCTTTATTAAAATACTTTGTAGTTATTTTATACTTAAAAGTAAGCGTGTCGTATAAAGTTACAGATTCGTTATCAATTCTTTGAGTAGACTTTAGTATCCACGCAGTTTCAGCTTGATCTAAACGCAATGGTAATGATAGTTTATTTCCTGTGCTAAAAATCACATCATCTTCACGACCAGCTACAAAAGCTTCAACCCTTTCATTTCTTGGAATGTCTTGGTCGTCATAGTTATAGAACTCTACGCGGAAGCTTGGAGTTGTAGGTTCTGTCTCTGCACAGATATCATCTTTTTCACAAGCTACAAAAGCTATGCTACCAATGCATAATAGTACACCTGCTAATATTAATTTTTTCATATAGAATCTTTACACTGTCTTATATAAGTTGTCAAAAATACTAAAACTAATTCATAAGTCTCTAATAAAATAGTGGTATAGTTTGGTGTAGAAAACCTCAAAATTTATAACATAAAATTAAGTTAAACAAGCTTATTAGTATTTAATCATTCTAAATTAAGGGGTATTGAGTGATTGTTTTACTGATTATGCGTGAAAAAAGTGTTTTTGACCTTACCTTTAAGGGGCTAAAAAATAAATAAAATAATAATGTTAGAATCTATTTCCTCAGGATTGATACTGCTTGCAGCTACTCCTGTTGTACTCTTGATTGTTTTGCTTGGCTTCTTAAAAATGCCAGGAGAGAAAAGTGCTTTTATCACGTTGGTTGTCACAATTTTAATCGCCATTTTTGGTTTTGAATTATCAGTAAACGACACAGCATTGTCTGTTCTTTACGGAGTAATTAAAGCAGTTTTTCCGATACTTATCATCATTTTAATGGCTATTTATAGCTACAATGTTCAAGTACAAACAGAGAAAATAGAAGTAATAAAACAGCAGTTTTCTGCGATTTCTGAAGACAAAGCGATTCAAGTTTTGCTTTTAACATGGGGATTTGGGGGATTATTAGAAGGTATGGCAGGTTTTGGAACTGCTGTAGCTATTCCAGCAGCTATCTTAATTAGCTTAGGATTCAAACCAATGTTTTCTGCCGTTGTAAGTTTAGTAGCAAATAGTGTTCCTACAGCTTTTGGTGCAGTTGGTATTCCTGTTATTGTATTGGCGAGAGAGGTTGATATGGCAGACCAAATTACTACGATTAGTGCAAATGTAGTTTGGCAATTGGCTATTTTAATGTTCTTGATCCCATTTGTAATCTTAACATTAACGAGTAAATCAGTTAAGTCAATTCCAAGAAATATTATATTAGGTGGATTAACTGGAGCAGTAACTTTAGCTGTTCAATATTATGCAGCAGTATATATTGGTGCAGAAACTCCTGCAATTTTAGGGAGTATAGCGTCAATTTTTGTTATTATTGCATTCGGAAAAATTACAGCTAAAAAGAGTACTGAGAAAAAAGAGGTAATCAACTTCTCAGGAAAAGAAATATTCCAAGCGTGGAGTGTATATGGTCTTATCTTAATCTTAGTATTATTGACAAGTCCACTTTTCCCAATTACAGCTTGGTTGAAAGAAAATGTTACTATTTTCCAAACTGTCTTTAGCTTTGATATAGCAGGGGCGGCGAGAAAAGTAGGAATCTACTGGTTGACAGATACAGGTGTTTTAATCTTTGTGAGTTCAATAGTAGGTGGATTAATTCAAGGTAGTTCATTGTCTAAATTATTCAAGTTATTAGGTAAGACAACTTTGCAATTGAAAAAGACTGTAATTACAGTTAGCTGTTTAATCGCTTTATCTACATTGATGGATTTCTCAGGAATGATCTCTGTATTAGGGTTGGCGTTAGCAGCGGGTACAGGAGCGTTTTATCCTTTCTTTGCACCAGCAATTGGGGCATTAGGAACGTTCTTAACAGGTAGTGATACCTCTTCAAACATCTTATTTGGTAAGTTACAAGCAACTGTTGCCGATCAAATCGGGGCAGATAAAGGTTGGTTAGCTGCGGCTAATACAGCAGGTGCAACGGGTGGTAAGATTATTTCTCCACAAAGTATTGCAGTCGCTACAACAGCTTGTAATCAACAAGGTCAAGAAGGTGTTATTTTAAAAAGAGCAATTGTTTTCGCGTTAGTATATATTATTATCGCAGGAATCGTTGTTTATATTGGTAGTTAAAATATATAAAAACAAATATATGAGAGTTGGATTATTTATTCCTTGCTACGTGAATGCGGCATATCCGGAAGTAGGTGTAGCAAGTTATAAGCTATTAACACATTTTGGTGTAGAGGTTGATTATCCTGTAGATCAAACATGTTGTGGGCAGCCTATGGCTAATGCGGGTTTTGAAGATAAAGCATTACCATTGGCAAATCAATTTAATAAATTATTTGATCAATATGATTATATAGTTGCTCCTTCGGGAAGTTGCGTTGGGTTCGTAAAAGATTCTTACCCGCGTATTATGGAGAAAGAAGGATGTACAAGTAAGGTTAGCGGTAAAGTATATGATATGTGTGAGTTTTTACACGACATTTTAAAAGTTGAAGCACTTCCAGGTGTTTTCCCACATAAAGTGAGCTTACATAATAGTTGCCACGGTTTAAGAGAGCTTAAATTAGGGTCGGCAAGTGAGTTAAATATTAAACCTTACTCTAAAGTAAAAGATTTATTAAGATTAGTAAAAGGTGTAGAAGTTGTAGAACCAGAAAGAGTAGATGAGTGTTGTGGTTTTGGTGGAATGTTTTCTATCGAGGAGCCTGCTGTATCTATTAGAATGGGGAATGATAAGGTTTCTTGTCATACTGCAACTGGTGCTGAATATATTACAGGACCAGACAGTTCTTGTTTGATGCATATGGGGGGAATTGTAGACAAAAAAGGTCTGCCAATTAAAACCATTCACGTAGTAGAAATATTCGCAGCTGGATTATAAGATTATGGGTAGTACAAAACATTCACAGAATGCTGGCGTTTTTCAGCAGGATTCAGAAAAGGCTGCTTGGCATAATAATGCCTTGTGGTTTGTAAGAGAAAAAAGAGACCGTATGTCTAAGACAATTCCTGAATGGGAAGAACTTAGAGCTATGGGAGAAAAAATAAAGTTACATAGTGTTAGTAATTTAGATGTTTATTTGGAAGAGTTTTCAACTAACGCTGAAGCTAACGGAGTAATTGTACACTGGGCTAAAGATGCTGAAGAGCACAATGCTATTGTACATTCAATTCTTGAAAAACACAATGCTAAGAAAATGGTAAAAAGTAAGTCTATGCTTACTGAAGAGTGTGAGCTTAACCATTACTTAGAGGCTAAGGGAATTGATGTTATTGAAAGTGACTTAGGAGAGCGTATTTTACAGTTAAATGGTACTGCGCCTTCACATATCGTACTTCCTGCTATTCATATGAAAAGAGAGGAAGTAGGGGAATTATTCAGTGAGAAATTAAACACTGAAAAAGGAAATAGTGATCCTACGTACTTAACTCGTGCTGCAAGAGCGTCATTGAGAAATGATTTCTTAACTGCTGATGTTGCAATGACTGGAGTTAACTTCGGTGTAGCTTCTACAGGAGAGGTTGTTGTGTGTACTAATGAAGGGAATGCCGATATGGGTACTTCATTAGCTAAGGTGCACATCGCTTCTATGGGACTTGAAAAAGTTATCCCTAACAGAGAGTGTTTAGCGGTATTTACACGTTTATTAGCGCGTTCTGCTACAGGACAACCTACAACAACGTATACGTCTCATTTCCAAAAACCAATTGAGGGTGCAGAATTTCACATCATCATTGTAGATAATGGGCGTAGTGATATTCTTACAAATGAAGATCACATCAAAT contains these protein-coding regions:
- a CDS encoding (Fe-S)-binding protein, encoding MRVGLFIPCYVNAAYPEVGVASYKLLTHFGVEVDYPVDQTCCGQPMANAGFEDKALPLANQFNKLFDQYDYIVAPSGSCVGFVKDSYPRIMEKEGCTSKVSGKVYDMCEFLHDILKVEALPGVFPHKVSLHNSCHGLRELKLGSASELNIKPYSKVKDLLRLVKGVEVVEPERVDECCGFGGMFSIEEPAVSIRMGNDKVSCHTATGAEYITGPDSSCLMHMGGIVDKKGLPIKTIHVVEIFAAGL
- a CDS encoding lactate utilization protein B; this encodes MGSTKHSQNAGVFQQDSEKAAWHNNALWFVREKRDRMSKTIPEWEELRAMGEKIKLHSVSNLDVYLEEFSTNAEANGVIVHWAKDAEEHNAIVHSILEKHNAKKMVKSKSMLTEECELNHYLEAKGIDVIESDLGERILQLNGTAPSHIVLPAIHMKREEVGELFSEKLNTEKGNSDPTYLTRAARASLRNDFLTADVAMTGVNFGVASTGEVVVCTNEGNADMGTSLAKVHIASMGLEKVIPNRECLAVFTRLLARSATGQPTTTYTSHFQKPIEGAEFHIIIVDNGRSDILTNEDHIKSLNCIRCGACMNTCPVYRRSGGYSYTYFIPGPIGINLGMLKDPVKHSENLSACSLCYSCNNVCPVRIDLADQIYKWRQDLDSLGKANASKKLISSGMQFLFTHPALFRTSLKFSSLAKYAPRSLTFGLKEWEDGRSLPPFAKESFTEMWKKGKVQKK